A region of the Cetobacterium sp. ZOR0034 genome:
TATTAGTTATTCTATATTCGGCGATAGCTGGACGCGCTAAATATCTCCCTATGTATTTAGCAATTTCAAAAATATTATTAATTTTTTTATCTGAATTAACATAAAAGCCAGTTTTGTATTTATGATAACAAAGTGAAATTTTATTCTTTAAATTTCTGTTATTATTGAGTTTAGCATATTGAGCAATGATATCTAATGTACATTTTTGCCAAGATTTTCTAAGAACTTGATAAGGCATGGTTTTAATATTTTTCCATTTTTGATTTTTATCGTATCCTCCAAAAGTAAAGATACAGTGGACATGAGGATTCCAATCAAGGTTTCTAGAGAAAGTGTGAATGTTAATGATTACACCGAATGAATGAATACCAAGCTTTTTAAAAGAATACTTAAGAGATTGGTGAGCTGCATTTGCTAAATCAGCAAGTTTGTGACGATTGTAAAAAAAGAAGTTTCTACAAAAACCATCAGGTAAAGAAAATGTCGCATGAATGTGCTCAACATCAAGTAGTTCATCCTTAAGTTTAAGTGCCCAACTTTCAGCATATATTTTTCCACAAGAA
Encoded here:
- a CDS encoding transposase zinc-binding domain-containing protein encodes the protein MNKNTKPLKYIFENHFHQIWDNIKHKFPKNLHSSIWNNVSKFLDCGDISRGYTAFKCTACSHMHIVGFSCKSRFCSSCGKIYAESWALKLKDELLDVEHIHATFSLPDGFCRNFFFYNRHKLADLANAAHQSLKYSFKKLGIHSFGVIINIHTFSRNLDWNPHVHCIFTFGGYDKNQKWKNIKTMPYQVLRKSWQKCTLDIIAQYAKLNNNRNLKNKISLCYHKYKTGFYVNSDKKINNIFEIAKYIGRYLARPAIAEYRITN